The region AAATGTTGAGAAGACTGCACCAACACCTTTTGGGATATTGTATTGAGAAACATCACAATGAACTAACTCAACATTTTCCCAGTTATTTTTCTTGACCCACTTCTCTGCCTTTTCGAGCATTTTATCAGTAATGTCCACTCCTATTATCTTGCCCTCTTTTCCAATCTTTTGTTGCAGCAATGGAAAATTGAGACCTGTGCCACAGCCCAATTCTACGACTGTATCACCTTTCTTGATATCAAGGGAGTCAATTGTGAGAACTCTATAATGATGTAATCTAAAACCAATCAAATAATACAGGCAAGCGCTAATATCATAATTCTTTGCTCTTTTCCTGTATAGGTCTGCAACCTCTTTTGGACTTAAAACTGGCAAATTATCCCCATCGGCATTGATATACTTTATATTGCTTTAATTGGAATTCAAAAACAGATTTACACGTCAAATTACTCTTTTCTAAATATATAACCTATGAACAGCATCGTAGCTGCAATAATCACTCCGAGTCCAGGCGTTTCTTCAGGAGGTGGTGAAACAGGTGTTTCCTCCTTCACGTTATGGTCCACTACAAAAGGTGTTGTTTGAGCGGCCCATTCTTTATCTTTGTCTATATGGCAAGAAATGCAAGAATACTCCAGTGTGATGTATGGATTTGCATACTCATTTCCATCTTCTACATCAACATAAATAAACCTGGCATTCACACTTGTATTGATCCTAAAGAGGTGTGAACTTATATCTGCTTTATAGGGGGATGTATTGACCGCAGATTTGACGTTCTTTGGCATGTGGCAGTCCACACACTCCACTCCTGCACTTCCCATAATCGACTCTTCGTATATTTGTGCAGCTGTTGGATGGCAGTCCCCACAATGGGTGATAATCCCAAATTCATCTATCTGATTAGTAGCACCCTCATGAACAGGCTTGTGCGGGTCATGACAAACAACACAGTTTAGATCTGACATGTTTCCCGATGCCAGCAATTCCTGGTATTGTTCATTGTGTCTGACGAATCCATCACTTGCAGGAATCTTGTTATCTTCAGCTCCACGTCTGTGACATTGACCACAGAACGAAGCATTTTCATTTACAGTAATTGCAACACCTCTAATCCCCTTTTCTGCTACATGCTCACTACCAGCTCCATGGCACGCTTCACATTGAATTCCACTGAATTCCCATGAACCATTTATTCCAGGAAGGTTTTCCATTCTTTCATCATAGGATGCTCCGGTGGTATGACAATTCTGACAATCATATTCCAGAACCTCTCCTGCATGATAATCCACCCATTCTTCAGTCTCAATGTTATATTGGTTCGAACCATTGATTTCTAGATTATCTCCGGTTTTTGTTATGATGTATCCGTGGTTGCTGATGTATCTGGATTTCCACCCCCATCCACCGATAACATAGAGTACATCATCTTTTTCATAGCCTTCAGGCATTGGTAGGTCAGACCTAATTTCAAGAGCTTCATCCGGTGTCATGAGAATGTTTTTGTGACCTGATAAGTTCCAATATTCATAAATTTCTGAATGGCAGATCTCGCACTCGTCTGCTCCAATATATGTGGCACCTTCTACAGGCATAACTACTGGTTTTTTTTGGTCGCCTATTACATAGGTTTCTGCTGTTACTGATACGGAAAGAATAATGATGACCATAAATGTTGTCAGAATCACTGTTA is a window of Methanohalophilus mahii DSM 5219 DNA encoding:
- a CDS encoding class I SAM-dependent methyltransferase, whose amino-acid sequence is MPVLSPKEVADLYRKRAKNYDISACLYYLIGFRLHHYRVLTIDSLDIKKGDTVVELGCGTGLNFPLLQQKIGKEGKIIGVDITDKMLEKAEKWVKKNNWENVELVHCDVSQYNIPKGVGAVFSTFALTLSPDYDKVIRNCSESLSKVVELQFLISKCRMIT
- a CDS encoding multiheme c-type cytochrome produces the protein MKVNKYRLLTVILTTFMVIIILSVSVTAETYVIGDQKKPVVMPVEGATYIGADECEICHSEIYEYWNLSGHKNILMTPDEALEIRSDLPMPEGYEKDDVLYVIGGWGWKSRYISNHGYIITKTGDNLEINGSNQYNIETEEWVDYHAGEVLEYDCQNCHTTGASYDERMENLPGINGSWEFSGIQCEACHGAGSEHVAEKGIRGVAITVNENASFCGQCHRRGAEDNKIPASDGFVRHNEQYQELLASGNMSDLNCVVCHDPHKPVHEGATNQIDEFGIITHCGDCHPTAAQIYEESIMGSAGVECVDCHMPKNVKSAVNTSPYKADISSHLFRINTSVNARFIYVDVEDGNEYANPYITLEYSCISCHIDKDKEWAAQTTPFVVDHNVKEETPVSPPPEETPGLGVIIAATMLFIGYIFRKE